CGCGTGCGTGGGCGCGTCGAGCTCCCGGAACTCGAGCGGCGCGCGCGGGTCGCCGTCCGCGTGCACGTACACGCCATCGAGCACGAGTGCGTGGAAGTGCACGTTGAGCCGGAGCGCGCTGTCCGTCCTCTGCACAGCGACCACGGATCCGGTGTGGCAGCTTGCGACACTCGAAATGCCGAGCTCGCGCTTCGCGCGCCAGCGCAGCGAGCGGTCCACCTCCGCCATGAACGCGCTCACCACCTCGGAGCAGAGCTTGCGGTCGTACCCGAGCAGCGAGCGTAGACCCCAGGGCAAAGAGCAGATCCAATGACGGATGGGCGCGCGGCAGCACCGCCTGCTCCAAGTGCACCGCGGTGTCGGCCATCCGGCGGCCCAAACAGGATGGACAGAACCCGCGCTTGCAACTGAGCGCGACGAGCTCGGAGTACCCGCAGTCACGACACACAAGGTGCAGGCAGCCGTGCGTGCGGACATACTACGGTTCCTTTTCTTACCGTTGCGCATTCGGTCAAAGAGGTCGGTTTGGGGCGCGTGATCTGCGGAAGAAACGTCGATTCGCCAGCACTCGCGGTTGCGCACGACAGTGCGGACCGCCCGGAGCTTGCCCTGCTTGACCAGATGGGCAACGAGCGACCTTTGCCAGGCCAAGGCGGCGTGCCGCCTTCGCTAGCCCGACCCAGTTCTCCGGCGCGGAGCCGCTGGTCAGGCGACGTCGAACGTCTTCGGTGAGCACGATCCGCCAGGGAGCCTTTTCGGTGGCTTGCTGCCCCGACAGCGTGCCGTCGCGGAGCCAGCGATGGATGGTGTGCATTGAGACGCCGAGCTCGCGCGCGGCTTGATCGGCGGTGAAGGGGGCCTTCGCGCTCATCGCGCGGTTTGGGGAGTTGGACACTTCGGGATCTGGTGACTGCCACGAAGCGACAGGACGCTCGACTTCGTGAAGGCGCGTCCCAGGCCGCTCTTGTGCCCTTGCCGGTTGAGGATGCCGGCGATCTGCACGTCGTCGAACTCCGTCGCCAGTTTGCGCACCAGCTCGATGATCTCCTCAGAGGTGGCGTGTGCATGAGGACCCTTTGAGCGGTAACGGACGAGGTCACGATCCGTAACCGCACCTCCCTTCCACACGATGCGCAGCAGGTGAAGTTTTCGTCGCTCTTGACCTGCACTTCCTCGATCAGCGCACGTAGCAGGCGCTTGCGATCGCGCACGGTCGTGCTCGGTGCGCTCCATACCTCATGCAGGTCTTTTCCGAGCTCCTGGGCGCGGGCAAGCTCTTCGTCGCTCAGCGGACGCTGGGTCCTGCGCGTCCGCGCCGCTTGCGCGCGCAGCGCTTCGAGCTCGACCAGGCGCTCGTTCCAGCGCCGCTCGAGCTCGCGGGCCACGGTGCGGTTTTCGGGCTCTACTGCCAGGTACTGCCGCTCCGCACGCTGAGCCTCGTACTCGGCCTTTTCGATCTGCAAGTGCCAGGAGCGCTCTGTCGCCTCGATTTCGAGCCGCAGCGTTTCGCCCGCCAGCGCCGCCGCTTCAATCCCGGCAGCGGCCGACACGTCGAGGAACGCCTCGACCACCAGCGCTTCGATGCGCTTGCCGCCAATGAGCTGGCAGTCCTGCCCTGCGACGGCGGCGAGCGGACGCGAGCAACGATACTGCAGCGTCCGAACGGCGCGCTCACCGCCGTAGTTGACGTACATGCGCCGGCCGC
This sequence is a window from Myxococcales bacterium. Protein-coding genes within it:
- a CDS encoding recombinase zinc beta ribbon domain-containing protein, whose protein sequence is MRCGHCGRRMYVNYGGERAVRTLQYRCSRPLAAVAGQDCQLIGGKRIEALVVEAFLDVSAAAGIEAAALAGETLRLEIEATERSWHLQIEKAEYEAQRAERQYLAVEPENRTVARELERRWNERLVELEALRAQAARTRRTQRPLSDEELARAQELGKDLHEVWSAPSTTVRDRKRLLRALIEEVQVKSDENFTCCASCGREVRLRIVTSSVTAQRVLMHTPPLRRSSSWCANWRRSSTTCRSPASSTGKGTRAAWDAPSRSRASCRFVAVTRSRSVQLPKPRDEREGPLHRRSSRARARRLNAHHPSLAPRRHAVGAASHRKGSLADRAHRRRSTSPDQRLRAGELGRASEGGTPPWPGKGRSLPIWSSRASSGRSALSCATASAGESTFLPQITRPKPTSLTECATVRKGTVVCPHARLPAPCVS